Proteins from one Pygocentrus nattereri isolate fPygNat1 chromosome 16, fPygNat1.pri, whole genome shotgun sequence genomic window:
- the hnrnph1l gene encoding heterogeneous nuclear ribonucleoprotein H1, like, whose translation MAEDEGFVARVRGLPWSCSVDEVGRFFSDCKVANNGTSIHFTYTREGRPSGEAFVEFESEEDLKIALKKDRETMGHRYVEVFKSNNVEMDWVLKHTGPNCPETEGDGLVRLRGLPFGCSKEEIVQFFSGLEIVPNGITLPVDYMWRSTGEAFVQFASQDIAEKALKKHKERIGHRYIEIFKSSRAEVRTHYEPARKGMGMQRPGPYDRPSGGGRGYNSMSRGGSFDRARRGGYGGGMSDGPYRDGGSNFQSTTGHCVHMRGLPYRATENDIYSFFSPLNPVRVHIEVGPDGRVTGEADVEFATHEDAVAAMSKDKANMQHRYVELFLNSTAGGSNGSYGGHMVGGMGNQSSYGHSGQQMGGGYTGGYNNQSSMGGYNDYGNQNNSYYGGSRGSMGMNGSMSMGAGWGM comes from the exons ATGGCTGAAGACGAGGGATTTGTTGCAAGAGTCCGGGGTTTGCCGTGGTCCTGCTCTGTGGATGAAGTGGGCAGATTTTTTTCAG aTTGCAAAGTTGCTAATAATGGCACAAGCATTCACTTTACTTACACCCGAGAAGGCAGACCAAGTGGAGAGGCTTTTGTGGAATTTGAGTCAGAGGAAGACCTGAAGATTGCTCtcaaaaaagacagagaaactaTGGGGCATAGATATGTGGAAG tgtttaaGTCAAACAATGTGGAGATGGACTGGGTTCTTAAGCACACAGGACCAAACTGCCCAGAGACGGAAGGAGATGGACTAGTGCGGCTGCGAGGCCTGCCTTTTGGATGTAGCAAGGAGGAAATCGTACAGTTCTTTTCAG GGTTGGAAATCGTGCCAAATGGGATAACATTGCCGGTGGACTACATGTGGAGGAGTACGGGGGAGGCCTTCGTGCAGTTTGCTTCACAGGATATAGCTGAAAAGGCTCTAAAGAAACACAAGGAAAGAATAGGGCACAG GTACATAGAGATCTTCAAGAGCAGCCGTGCTGAAGTGCGAACACATTATGAGCCTGCCCGTAAAGGCATGGGAATGCAGAGACCTGGCCCATATGACAGACCTAGCGGAGGTGGCCGAGGCTATAACAGCATGAGCCGTGGGGGATCTTTCGACAGGGCACGACGTGGAGGCTATGGAGGAG GTATGTCAGATGGGCCCTATCGTGATGGTGGTTCCAACTTTCAGAGCACAACTGGCCACTGTGTACACATGAGAGGACTTCCCTACCGCGCTACAGAGAATGACATCTACAGT TTCTTCTCGCCTCTAAACCCGGTGCGTGTTCACATTGAGGTGGGTCCAGATGGACGGGTGACTGGAGAGGCTGATGTGGAGTTTGCCACGCATGAGGATGCTGTAGCTGCCATGTCCAAGGACAAGGCTAATATGC AGCATCGCTATGTTGAGCTGTTCCTAAACtcaacagcagggggcagtaaTGGAAGCTACGGAGGTCACATGGTTGGAggaatgg GTAATCAGTCCTCTTATGGGCATAGTGGTCAGCAGATGGGAGGTGGCTACACTGGAGGGTATAATAACCAGTCCAGCATGGGAGGATACAATGATTATG GTAATCAAAACAACAGTTACTATGGCGGCAGTCGAGGCTCCATGGGCATGAACGGCAGCATGAGCATGGGTGCAGGGTGGGGCATGTAG
- the hbegfb gene encoding heparin-binding EGF-like growth factor b has protein sequence MNTSLLGLLFVYSLVFLRASLGASTAERALTSPTAGKPSYTHSQSPSTDARRDEDNYDSNEEELSGDYQDVYPRVAFSTKPKDSSAMPLTQNRRRRKGKKNPCLRKMYRDYCIHGVCQYLEALNHTSCICEPGYAGERCHMFTLPVVHGQYYNQTAALAVIAVILSLMCLTFIGIMLTFRCHKKGDDDVESEEKTKLETETVQ, from the exons ATGAATACTTCTCTACTCGGGCTTCTCTTCGTCTATTCTCTTG TTTTCCTCAGAGCGTCTCTCGGCGCGTCCACGGCGGAGCGCGCGCTCAcgagtcccacagcagggaagcCCTCTTACACCCACAGTCAGAGTCCCAGCACAGACGCTCGCAGGGACGAGGACAACTACGACAGCAACGAAGAGGAGCTTTCTGGGGACTATCAGGATGTCTACCCCCGAG TGGCATTTTCCACCAAACCTAAAGACTCATCTGCAATGCCCCTTACACAAaacagaaggagaagaaaagggAAGAAGAACCCCTGTTTGAGGAAAATGTACAGAGATTACTGCATTCATGGGGTGTGTCAATACCTGGAGGCATTAAATCATACCTCTTGCAT ATGTGAGCCGGGATACGCTGGCGAGAGGTGTCACATGTTTACATTGCCTGTTGTTCATGGGCAATACTACAACCAGACTGCGGCTTTGGCTGTAATAGCAGTGATCCTGTCTTTGATGTGTCTCACCTTTATTGGCATTATGTTGACCTTCAG GTGTCACAAAAAAGGTGATGATGACGTGGAGAGTGAGGAGAAGACAAAGCTTGAGACAGAGACTGTACAGTAG